A single window of Halotalea alkalilenta DNA harbors:
- a CDS encoding aldo/keto reductase, with the protein MTADDIPQITLNDGTTLPAIGFGTYKLNGSSGVEGMTRAIHNGYRLLDSAFNYENEGAVGRAVDRAGVPRDELRVVSKLPGRHHAFDQAVTTVEESLYRAGLDYFDLYLIHWPNPSQGLYVEAWQAMIEVKKLGLVRSIGVCNFLPEHLQRLIDETGVIPSVNQIELHPYFPQDEQRAWDAEHGIVTQSWSPLGRANQLLQEPVIGSIAERLGKSIPQVILRWHYQLGALPLPKAASTERQRENLSLFDFELSSEDMALIATLASPDGRTFDQDPASYEEF; encoded by the coding sequence ATGACTGCTGACGACATCCCGCAAATCACCCTCAACGATGGCACTACGCTGCCCGCCATCGGCTTCGGCACCTACAAGCTGAACGGTTCATCGGGCGTGGAAGGGATGACCAGGGCGATCCACAACGGCTACCGGCTGCTCGACTCCGCCTTCAACTATGAGAACGAAGGCGCGGTAGGCCGGGCGGTGGATCGCGCCGGCGTGCCGCGTGACGAGCTGCGGGTGGTTTCCAAGCTGCCGGGGCGCCACCACGCCTTCGACCAGGCGGTCACTACCGTCGAGGAGTCGCTCTACCGCGCCGGCCTCGACTACTTCGACCTCTACCTGATCCACTGGCCCAACCCGAGCCAGGGCCTCTACGTCGAGGCCTGGCAAGCCATGATCGAGGTGAAAAAGCTCGGCCTCGTACGCTCGATCGGGGTATGCAACTTCCTTCCCGAGCATTTGCAGCGGCTGATCGATGAAACCGGTGTCATTCCCAGCGTCAACCAGATCGAACTGCATCCCTATTTCCCGCAGGACGAGCAGCGCGCCTGGGACGCGGAGCATGGCATCGTCACCCAGTCGTGGAGCCCGCTCGGGCGCGCCAACCAACTGCTCCAGGAGCCAGTGATCGGGTCGATCGCCGAACGCCTCGGCAAGAGCATTCCCCAGGTGATCCTGCGCTGGCACTACCAGCTCGGAGCGCTCCCTCTGCCCAAGGCAGCCTCCACCGAGCGACAGCGCGAGAATCTTTCGCTGTTCGACTTCGAGCTATCCAGTGAGGACATGGCCCTGATCGCCACTCTGGCAAGCCCGGACGGACGCACCTTCGACCAGGACCCGGCAAGCTACGAGGAGTTCTGA
- a CDS encoding MarR family winged helix-turn-helix transcriptional regulator, which translates to MSSTLKLDQQFCFALHSTMLAMNKAYRRLLEPLGLTYSQYLVMLVLWQRDGLTVSEIGEQLFLNSATLTPLLKRLECQALLARRRSGEDERQVLISLTDKGRELQAMAKDIPEELGQTLECGGLHLDELRKELIQLRKRLYDRS; encoded by the coding sequence ATGAGCTCGACATTGAAGTTGGACCAGCAGTTCTGCTTCGCGCTGCATTCGACCATGCTGGCGATGAACAAAGCCTACCGGCGGCTGCTCGAGCCGCTTGGCCTGACCTACTCGCAGTACCTGGTCATGCTGGTGCTATGGCAACGCGATGGCCTGACGGTATCGGAGATCGGTGAGCAGCTGTTCCTCAATTCGGCGACCCTCACCCCGCTGCTCAAGCGCTTGGAATGCCAGGCGCTTCTGGCCCGGCGACGCTCGGGCGAGGACGAGCGCCAGGTGCTGATCTCGCTGACCGACAAGGGACGCGAACTGCAAGCGATGGCCAAGGACATCCCCGAGGAACTCGGCCAAACGCTCGAGTGCGGCGGTCTCCATCTGGATGAGTTGCGCAAGGAGCTGATCCAGCTGAGAAAACGCCTTTACGATCGAAGCTGA
- a CDS encoding YbaN family protein has product MPPARPRRLASLGYKIFGLCALGLAIIGAFLPVMPTVPFLLVAAWAFERGSPRLDAWLRQHPTFGPLLRDWRERGAIPRYAKLIAVVSMAASLVLMWFGGAPLLVVLAVGAILLAVSSYLLSRPSA; this is encoded by the coding sequence ATGCCCCCCGCTCGCCCACGCCGGCTCGCCTCGCTCGGCTACAAGATCTTCGGCCTGTGCGCCCTTGGCCTTGCGATCATCGGCGCTTTCCTGCCAGTAATGCCTACCGTTCCCTTTCTGCTGGTCGCCGCCTGGGCGTTCGAGCGCGGTTCGCCCCGCCTCGATGCCTGGCTGCGCCAGCATCCGACCTTCGGCCCGCTGCTGCGCGACTGGCGAGAGCGTGGCGCCATCCCGCGCTATGCCAAGCTGATCGCCGTGGTATCGATGGCGGCGAGCCTGGTACTGATGTGGTTCGGCGGCGCTCCCCTGCTGGTAGTGCTCGCGGTCGGAGCGATTCTGCTCGCGGTCTCGAGCTACCTGCTCAGTCGCCCTTCGGCATAG
- a CDS encoding alpha/beta hydrolase produces MSQRLIICLHGVGSDGRDLAPFGELLARALPDTASESPNAPQPFGHGPGYQWFSLDGVTERDRSLRVERARDDFDRVVGELIESHGFASRLDQVALIGFSQGSIMALDAIASGRWPVGAVVAFAGRLATPEPLAPALSTSLLLVHGEADPVIPAIESQRAAERLGGLGVEVESHRLPGVAHTITQQGVQLATDFLATRFAQRLA; encoded by the coding sequence ATGAGCCAACGACTGATCATCTGCCTGCACGGCGTCGGCAGCGACGGGCGCGATCTCGCCCCCTTCGGTGAGCTGCTCGCCCGGGCGCTGCCGGATACCGCCAGCGAAAGTCCGAACGCACCGCAGCCGTTCGGCCACGGCCCGGGATATCAATGGTTCAGCCTCGACGGCGTCACCGAGCGCGACCGTTCACTGCGGGTCGAACGAGCGCGCGACGACTTCGACCGGGTGGTGGGTGAGCTGATCGAGTCCCACGGTTTCGCCTCACGGCTCGACCAGGTCGCGCTGATCGGTTTCTCCCAAGGGTCGATCATGGCGCTGGATGCCATCGCCTCCGGGCGCTGGCCAGTCGGCGCGGTGGTCGCATTCGCCGGACGGCTGGCGACGCCCGAACCGCTCGCTCCGGCGCTTTCGACCTCGCTGCTGCTGGTCCACGGCGAGGCCGACCCGGTGATTCCCGCGATCGAGAGCCAGCGCGCCGCCGAGCGGCTTGGTGGGCTTGGCGTCGAGGTCGAGAGCCATCGGCTGCCCGGCGTCGCCCACACCATCACCCAGCAGGGTGTGCAGCTCGCGACCGACTTTCTCGCCACGCGTTTCGCGCAGCGTCTCGCCTGA
- a CDS encoding glutathione S-transferase family protein, with the protein MLVDGKWTRDWHPVQATDEKGGFVRQVSGFRHWITPDGAPGPTGEGGFTAEPGRYHLYAALICPWASRTLIARKLKGLEAILPVTIVEPELTDQGWHFASPDPVNGASYLHTLYTRANARYTGRATVPVLWDKQRQTIVNNESSDILRMLNDGFGALADDSLDLYPQALRKRIDEFNDWLYPRFNNGVYRAGFATTQGAYEEACAGVFAALDTIESKLADTPAFLFGERLTESDVRLFVTLVRFDAAYYGLFKCNLRRIADYPRLSAYLERVYRVPGVSETVDIDHIKRGYYSIKALNPNGIVPLGPELDFIEPNRERT; encoded by the coding sequence ATGCTAGTGGATGGAAAGTGGACCCGGGACTGGCATCCGGTCCAAGCCACCGACGAGAAAGGTGGCTTCGTCCGCCAGGTCTCAGGCTTTCGCCATTGGATCACCCCGGACGGCGCGCCTGGCCCCACCGGAGAGGGCGGTTTCACCGCCGAGCCGGGGCGCTACCATCTCTATGCCGCGCTGATCTGCCCTTGGGCATCGCGGACCTTGATCGCGCGCAAGCTCAAGGGGCTCGAGGCGATCCTGCCGGTGACCATCGTCGAACCCGAACTGACCGACCAGGGCTGGCACTTCGCCTCCCCTGACCCGGTTAACGGCGCGAGCTACCTGCATACGCTCTACACTCGAGCCAACGCCCGCTACACCGGACGCGCGACGGTCCCGGTGCTGTGGGACAAGCAGCGCCAGACGATCGTCAACAACGAATCCAGCGACATCCTGCGGATGCTCAACGATGGCTTCGGCGCCCTCGCGGACGACAGTCTCGACCTCTATCCGCAAGCACTGCGCAAGCGTATCGATGAGTTCAACGACTGGCTCTATCCGCGGTTCAACAACGGTGTCTACCGTGCCGGCTTCGCCACCACCCAGGGCGCCTATGAAGAGGCCTGCGCCGGCGTGTTCGCTGCCCTCGACACCATCGAGTCCAAACTGGCGGATACGCCTGCGTTTTTGTTCGGCGAGCGGCTGACCGAGAGCGATGTGCGCCTCTTCGTCACCCTGGTGCGCTTCGACGCCGCCTATTACGGCCTGTTCAAGTGCAACCTCAGGCGGATTGCCGACTATCCCAGGCTCAGCGCCTATCTCGAGCGGGTCTATCGGGTGCCCGGCGTCAGCGAGACCGTCGACATCGACCATATCAAGCGCGGCTACTATTCGATCAAGGCGCTCAACCCCAACGGCATCGTGCCGCTTGGACCCGAACTCGACTTCATCGAACCCAACCGGGAGAGAACATGA
- a CDS encoding VOC family protein, which produces MSDVSQAPLAIERVTLVVNDLDKVSEYYQQMVGLELLKGDGTEHWLGAGDRTLLHLREDRAARRWSPREAGLFHTAFLLPNRADLGAWAQRAVDQRIAVSGASDHLVSEAIYLQDPEGNGIEIYTDRPRSSWHWKDGLVEMTTEALDLEGLLASATGEWRGAPIGTIVGHVHLQVGEIAAAEDFYIQRMGFDLTCRYPGGSFFSTGGYHHHIATNVWNSRGAPSRTQPSTGLSEIVLAATPAALERLAPKQTLLDPWGNEIALVTNSR; this is translated from the coding sequence ATGAGCGATGTATCCCAAGCGCCTCTTGCAATCGAACGAGTCACGCTGGTGGTCAACGACCTCGACAAGGTCAGTGAGTATTACCAGCAGATGGTCGGACTCGAGCTTCTGAAGGGCGATGGCACCGAGCACTGGCTCGGTGCCGGAGACCGAACACTGCTGCACCTGCGCGAGGATCGTGCGGCGCGGCGCTGGTCACCACGCGAAGCGGGGCTGTTCCATACCGCCTTCCTGCTGCCGAACCGGGCCGACCTTGGTGCCTGGGCCCAGCGCGCGGTCGATCAGCGCATAGCGGTGAGCGGCGCGTCCGACCACTTGGTCAGCGAAGCGATCTACCTGCAGGACCCGGAAGGCAATGGCATCGAGATCTACACCGACCGGCCGCGCTCGAGCTGGCATTGGAAAGACGGCCTGGTGGAGATGACGACAGAAGCGCTCGATCTGGAAGGCCTGCTCGCCAGCGCCACCGGCGAATGGCGCGGCGCTCCGATCGGCACCATCGTCGGCCATGTCCATCTCCAGGTCGGCGAGATCGCCGCCGCCGAGGATTTCTACATCCAGCGGATGGGCTTCGACCTGACCTGCCGCTATCCGGGAGGCAGCTTCTTCTCGACCGGCGGCTACCATCACCATATCGCCACCAACGTCTGGAACAGCCGCGGCGCACCGAGCCGCACGCAGCCATCGACCGGCCTCAGTGAGATCGTGCTGGCCGCAACGCCTGCGGCGCTGGAGCGGCTCGCGCCCAAGCAGACCCTGCTCGACCCGTGGGGCAACGAGATCGCCCTGGTCACGAACAGCCGCTGA
- a CDS encoding DoxX family protein, with product MIDSRTAPYAVLLLRLALGILFLAHAGLKLFVFTPAGTAGYFASLGLPASLAYVTIVWEIAGALALILGIWPRLAALAVIPVLLGSIFTVHGAAGFFFTNTGGGWEFPALWIIGLLAVALAGDGAHALRPTPFGKAR from the coding sequence ATGATCGACTCACGCACTGCCCCCTATGCCGTGCTGCTGCTTCGCTTGGCGCTCGGCATCCTGTTCCTGGCCCACGCCGGACTCAAGCTGTTCGTCTTCACCCCGGCCGGCACCGCTGGCTACTTCGCCTCGCTGGGCCTGCCCGCGTCGCTCGCCTACGTCACCATCGTGTGGGAGATCGCAGGCGCCCTGGCACTGATCCTCGGCATCTGGCCGCGTCTCGCCGCGCTGGCGGTGATCCCGGTACTGCTCGGGTCGATCTTCACCGTCCACGGCGCGGCAGGCTTTTTCTTCACCAATACGGGCGGCGGCTGGGAATTCCCCGCACTGTGGATCATTGGTCTGCTCGCTGTGGCCCTGGCCGGCGATGGTGCCCACGCGCTGCGCCCCACTCCGTTCGGCAAAGCACGCTAA
- a CDS encoding LysR family transcriptional regulator, with protein MERLECDRMLVAVLETGSFSKAAERLGISSAKASKLISRLESELGVQLIKRTTRALSPTEVGQAYFERIRALLEEFDDLDASVKNAAATPSGRLRISAPLSFGVVQLTSVLNEFALTYPEIQLEVNFSDRVVSLVDEGFDATLRIGTPADSSLIARRLCTARVVVVASPDYLKTHGTPVMPAELTDHDCIIDTNFRDPYAWRFRLDGAPLTVAVKGRLRFSNAEASLRAAEYGLGIARVPSFIAGAALRDHRVTPLLAEHEGPPHGIFALYPPGRHLASKVRVLIDFLVERFPDPPAWDRGW; from the coding sequence ATGGAACGACTGGAGTGCGACCGGATGCTGGTCGCCGTGCTCGAGACCGGGAGCTTCTCCAAGGCAGCGGAACGACTCGGGATCAGCTCGGCCAAGGCGTCGAAGCTGATCTCGCGGCTTGAAAGCGAGCTCGGCGTGCAGCTGATCAAGCGTACCACCCGTGCGCTCTCCCCCACCGAGGTCGGCCAGGCCTACTTCGAGCGGATTCGCGCGCTGCTCGAGGAATTCGACGACCTCGACGCCTCGGTGAAAAACGCCGCGGCCACGCCCTCCGGCAGGCTGAGAATCTCCGCCCCGCTCTCGTTCGGGGTGGTTCAGCTCACCTCGGTGCTCAATGAGTTCGCCCTCACCTATCCCGAGATCCAGCTCGAGGTGAACTTCTCCGACCGCGTGGTCAGCCTGGTGGACGAAGGCTTCGACGCAACGCTGCGGATCGGTACCCCGGCGGACAGCAGCCTGATCGCACGCCGACTCTGCACCGCACGCGTGGTGGTGGTGGCTTCCCCGGACTATCTCAAGACCCACGGCACGCCTGTGATGCCTGCCGAGCTGACCGATCACGACTGCATCATCGACACCAACTTTCGCGATCCCTACGCCTGGCGCTTCCGTCTCGACGGCGCACCACTGACGGTGGCGGTCAAAGGCCGGCTGCGTTTCTCCAACGCCGAAGCGAGCCTGCGTGCGGCCGAATATGGCCTCGGTATCGCCAGGGTGCCGAGCTTCATCGCCGGGGCAGCGCTGCGTGATCATCGGGTGACGCCGCTGCTCGCCGAGCACGAAGGCCCACCGCATGGCATCTTCGCGCTCTATCCGCCGGGCCGCCACTTGGCCTCGAAGGTACGGGTGCTGATCGACTTCCTGGTCGAACGCTTTCCCGATCCCCCCGCGTGGGATCGCGGCTGGTAG
- a CDS encoding LysE family translocator, with the protein MPDPTMLFTFTLIALGMVLTPGPNMIYLISRSICQGRRAGLISLGGVALGFAFYLLSAVLGLTALLFAVPYAYDVLRIGGALYLLYLAYQALGPRGRSPFEVVELPRERPARLFIMGLLTNLLNPKVAVLYLALLPQFITPAHGSVLAQSLALGGVQIAVSLTVNALIVLLAGSIAGFLAARPGWQAFQRYLMAGVLGGLAVRMALEERR; encoded by the coding sequence ATGCCGGATCCCACCATGCTGTTCACCTTCACTCTGATCGCGCTGGGAATGGTCCTGACGCCAGGACCGAACATGATCTACCTGATATCCCGATCGATCTGCCAAGGCCGCCGCGCGGGCCTGATATCACTCGGCGGCGTGGCATTGGGTTTCGCTTTCTACCTGCTCAGCGCGGTACTCGGGCTCACCGCACTGCTGTTCGCCGTCCCTTACGCCTATGACGTGCTGCGCATCGGCGGTGCGCTCTACTTGCTCTATCTCGCCTACCAGGCGCTCGGTCCGCGTGGACGTTCGCCGTTCGAGGTGGTCGAGCTTCCTCGCGAGCGTCCCGCCCGGCTTTTCATCATGGGGCTTTTGACCAACCTGCTGAATCCGAAGGTGGCGGTGCTGTATCTCGCCTTGCTGCCCCAGTTCATCACCCCGGCCCACGGCAGCGTGCTGGCGCAATCGCTCGCGCTCGGCGGCGTGCAGATCGCGGTCAGTCTCACGGTCAATGCGCTGATCGTACTGCTGGCGGGATCGATCGCGGGTTTTCTCGCCGCGCGCCCGGGCTGGCAAGCGTTCCAGCGCTACCTGATGGCAGGCGTACTGGGGGGCCTCGCGGTGCGCATGGCGCTCGAAGAACGGCGCTGA
- a CDS encoding DMT family transporter, translating to MTASSFSRSAWAARGAMVLFVLLWGSAAIFTHWGLEHASALVLLILRFVLALFALGLMCLKRRAWLPPKGLRLRVAIVGAMLVGGYSICYFQAMAEGVTPGVLATLLGVQPILTLLAMERRFSPRRLGGLLVAFGGLALVVLGGTSEARLPWTGTLFAFGALGCMSLGAILQKGIDLSPLEVLPLQYLVGLALCLLALPLQPARLELTLGFVVPLLWLGLAISVAAQLLFYRMIRSGDLVDVTSLFYLVPVVTAALDYWLLGHPLSASSLVGLAAILCGLMLVFRPGRQER from the coding sequence ATGACTGCTTCTTCTTTCTCTCGCTCGGCGTGGGCCGCTCGCGGTGCCATGGTGTTGTTCGTGCTGCTGTGGGGCAGTGCGGCGATCTTCACTCACTGGGGGCTCGAGCACGCCTCCGCGCTGGTGCTACTGATTCTGCGCTTCGTTCTCGCACTCTTCGCGCTTGGCCTGATGTGCCTCAAACGGCGTGCCTGGCTGCCGCCCAAGGGCCTGCGACTGCGCGTTGCGATCGTCGGTGCGATGCTGGTCGGCGGCTACTCTATCTGTTACTTCCAGGCGATGGCCGAAGGGGTCACCCCTGGTGTGCTCGCCACCCTGCTCGGGGTGCAGCCGATCCTCACCCTGCTGGCGATGGAGCGTCGATTCTCCCCGCGGCGGCTGGGTGGGCTGCTGGTAGCGTTTGGCGGTCTTGCGCTGGTGGTGCTGGGAGGGACGAGCGAGGCGAGACTGCCGTGGACCGGCACGCTGTTCGCCTTCGGTGCGCTGGGTTGCATGAGCCTTGGGGCGATCCTGCAAAAGGGCATCGATCTATCACCGCTCGAGGTGTTGCCGCTGCAGTACCTGGTCGGGCTGGCGCTCTGCCTGCTCGCGCTGCCGCTGCAGCCCGCGCGGCTCGAATTGACGCTCGGGTTCGTAGTGCCGCTGCTGTGGTTGGGGCTTGCGATCTCGGTAGCCGCGCAGCTCTTGTTCTACCGGATGATTCGCAGCGGCGATCTGGTCGACGTCACCAGCCTGTTCTACCTGGTGCCGGTGGTGACCGCGGCGCTCGACTACTGGCTGCTCGGCCACCCGCTCTCGGCTTCGAGCCTGGTGGGACTAGCGGCGATCCTGTGCGGGTTGATGCTGGTGTTCCGGCCCGGTCGGCAAGAGAGGTAG
- a CDS encoding YebC/PmpR family DNA-binding transcriptional regulator, with the protein MGRAFQNRKESMAKTAAAKTKVYSKYGREIYVCAKQGGVDPAGNLSLRSLIDRAKKDQVPSHVIEKAIDKAKGAGGEDFSPARYEGFGPGNCMVIVECLTDNPNRTFGDVRGCFTKTKSKLGTQGTVSHMFDHCAIFAFNGHEEEAVLEALMMADVDVTDIEEEDGRITVFAPTTEFFKAKQALTDAFGELDFEVEEIQFVPQTTTRIEGDDVAMFEKLLDMLNDLDDVQNVYHNAEI; encoded by the coding sequence ATGGGAAGGGCTTTCCAGAACCGTAAGGAATCGATGGCCAAGACGGCCGCGGCGAAGACCAAGGTCTATAGCAAGTACGGTCGCGAGATCTACGTCTGCGCCAAGCAAGGGGGCGTCGATCCGGCCGGCAATCTGTCGCTGCGCAGCCTGATCGATCGAGCGAAGAAGGATCAGGTTCCGTCGCACGTGATCGAAAAGGCGATCGACAAAGCCAAGGGCGCCGGCGGCGAGGACTTCTCCCCAGCGCGCTACGAAGGCTTCGGCCCAGGCAACTGCATGGTGATCGTCGAGTGCCTGACCGACAATCCGAACCGCACCTTCGGCGACGTGCGCGGCTGCTTCACCAAGACCAAGAGCAAGCTTGGCACCCAGGGCACGGTCAGCCACATGTTCGACCACTGCGCGATCTTCGCCTTCAATGGCCATGAAGAGGAGGCAGTGCTCGAAGCCTTGATGATGGCCGATGTCGACGTCACCGACATCGAGGAGGAGGACGGCCGGATCACCGTATTCGCACCGACCACCGAGTTCTTCAAGGCGAAGCAGGCGTTGACCGACGCCTTCGGCGAGCTCGACTTCGAGGTCGAGGAGATCCAGTTCGTGCCGCAGACCACCACCAGGATCGAAGGCGACGACGTGGCGATGTTCGAAAAACTGCTCGACATGCTCAACGACCTCGACGACGTCCAGAACGTCTATCACAACGCAGAGATTTGA
- a CDS encoding ankyrin repeat domain-containing protein, whose product MSEGNHGAPNGGADIDQAAIELASQVFDAARRGDVERLKAWFAQGLPPNLSNQKGDSLLMLASYHGQLEAVKLLLERGADPDRHNDNGQNPLAGAAFKGNRAMAELLLDAGAGVDAAAPDGKTALMFAAMFDHLDLVELLLARGADPSARESRGMTAGELARAMGAANAAARLDVPV is encoded by the coding sequence ATGTCCGAAGGCAACCACGGAGCACCCAACGGCGGCGCGGATATCGATCAAGCGGCGATAGAGCTTGCGAGCCAAGTGTTCGACGCCGCCCGGCGCGGTGACGTCGAGCGGCTGAAAGCCTGGTTCGCGCAGGGGCTGCCGCCCAACCTGAGCAACCAGAAGGGCGACAGCCTCTTGATGCTGGCGAGCTACCACGGTCAGCTCGAAGCGGTGAAGCTGCTGCTCGAACGGGGAGCCGATCCGGACCGGCACAACGACAATGGCCAGAATCCTCTCGCCGGGGCTGCGTTCAAGGGCAATCGAGCGATGGCCGAGCTGCTGCTCGATGCCGGCGCCGGGGTCGACGCCGCTGCGCCGGATGGCAAGACCGCGCTGATGTTCGCGGCGATGTTCGACCATCTCGACCTCGTCGAACTGCTGCTGGCCCGCGGCGCCGATCCTTCGGCGCGTGAGTCCCGCGGCATGACCGCCGGTGAGCTCGCCCGTGCGATGGGTGCGGCGAACGCCGCGGCTCGGTTGGATGTCCCAGTGTGA
- a CDS encoding DNA polymerase ligase N-terminal domain-containing protein: protein MSRCDEHDSSGETPEGAACYVVHHHAASHDHFDLRLELDGVLKSWALPKGPSLSPGEKRLAIEVADHALDYAGFEGVIPTGRYGAGTVMLWDRGRWWATHPPTPDQLDIALRGEKLHGAWTLKRMSGKRNADGKQWLMIRRHGDDQAVLAPEDRSVLSGRSMDEIAEQGGKRAQPDLFTDDDRA, encoded by the coding sequence ATGAGCCGATGCGATGAGCATGATTCCAGCGGCGAGACGCCTGAAGGGGCTGCGTGCTACGTCGTTCATCACCATGCCGCCAGCCATGATCACTTCGATCTGCGCCTGGAGCTCGACGGCGTGCTCAAGAGCTGGGCGCTACCCAAGGGACCGAGCCTGTCGCCGGGGGAGAAGCGCCTGGCGATCGAAGTCGCCGACCACGCGCTCGACTATGCCGGGTTCGAAGGCGTGATCCCCACGGGCCGGTATGGCGCTGGCACGGTGATGCTGTGGGACCGTGGCCGCTGGTGGGCGACGCATCCACCGACGCCGGATCAGCTGGACATCGCGCTGCGTGGCGAGAAGCTTCACGGCGCCTGGACGCTCAAGCGGATGAGCGGCAAGCGCAATGCCGACGGCAAGCAGTGGCTGATGATTCGCCGGCACGGCGACGATCAGGCGGTACTCGCGCCTGAGGATCGCAGCGTGCTCAGCGGTCGCAGCATGGACGAGATCGCCGAGCAGGGCGGGAAGAGGGCGCAGCCGGATCTCTTCACGGACGATGACAGGGCCTAG
- a CDS encoding LysR family transcriptional regulator: protein MPTILDIELLRSFHTVVRLGRFRAAAEQLHKSPAAISAHIHRLERLCGGRLLARDNQSVSLTPLGETLLARSAALLEGHDRLVDDLLAPPLEGLIRLGVPDEYAVHLLREVIPHFNATHPRVRLEIITAPSLTLRRQLRSARLDMAVSVEAAREQTTSPAPRCLTHTTPVWATGAALGDTVRAPLPLALHADQCPYREAMLTTLEHAGIEWREVLTSPSSQAIEASVEAGLAITLLDRTRLPPRMVELDWLPSMPTFRVILERAPEQANPALGALEETIARHFRL, encoded by the coding sequence ATGCCCACCATCCTCGACATCGAACTGCTACGCAGCTTCCATACCGTGGTCAGACTCGGCCGCTTCCGCGCCGCCGCCGAGCAGCTGCACAAGAGCCCGGCGGCGATCAGCGCTCACATCCACCGGCTCGAGCGCCTGTGCGGCGGGCGTCTGCTTGCGCGCGACAACCAGTCCGTCTCGCTGACCCCGCTGGGAGAAACATTGCTGGCGCGCAGCGCCGCCTTACTCGAAGGTCACGACCGCTTGGTCGACGACCTGCTGGCCCCGCCGCTGGAGGGTCTGATCCGCCTCGGCGTGCCGGACGAATACGCCGTTCACCTGCTGCGCGAAGTGATCCCGCACTTCAACGCCACTCACCCTCGCGTCCGCCTGGAGATCATCACCGCCCCCAGCCTCACGCTGCGACGGCAGCTGCGCAGTGCCAGACTCGACATGGCGGTGAGCGTCGAAGCCGCGCGCGAGCAGACGACATCGCCCGCGCCTCGCTGCCTGACCCACACCACCCCAGTCTGGGCGACCGGCGCAGCGCTCGGCGACACCGTCCGCGCCCCCTTGCCATTGGCGCTGCATGCCGATCAATGCCCCTACCGGGAGGCGATGCTGACCACGCTGGAGCATGCGGGAATCGAATGGCGCGAAGTTCTGACCAGCCCTTCGAGCCAAGCGATAGAAGCCAGTGTCGAGGCCGGCCTCGCCATCACGCTGCTCGACCGCACTCGCCTGCCCCCTCGAATGGTCGAGCTCGACTGGCTGCCATCGATGCCCACGTTCAGGGTGATCCTCGAACGCGCGCCCGAGCAGGCAAACCCCGCGCTCGGCGCGCTCGAGGAGACGATCGCGCGCCACTTCAGGCTGTGA